In one window of Hymenobacter nivis DNA:
- a CDS encoding Sir2 family NAD-dependent protein deacetylase, producing the protein MQHLVVLTGAGVSAESGIRTFRDTNGLWEDHRVEDVASPEGFARDPALVLDFYNQRRRQAREVQPNAAHRALAGFEAHPGWRVSIITQNVDDLHERAGSTDVLHLHGMLNQMRTVADETTVYDCPDDIQLGDLGPDGTQLRPHIVWFGEMVPAIEEAAETVATADALLVVGTSLQVYPAAGLLHYAPAACPVFVIDPHQPPAGRRGVRYVVALASTGVPEVLAELGAP; encoded by the coding sequence ATGCAACACCTCGTCGTTCTTACCGGCGCCGGCGTTTCGGCCGAGTCCGGCATCCGCACTTTCCGCGACACCAACGGGCTGTGGGAAGACCACCGCGTGGAGGACGTGGCCTCGCCCGAAGGCTTTGCCCGCGACCCCGCGCTGGTGCTCGATTTTTACAACCAGCGGCGGCGGCAGGCCAGGGAGGTGCAGCCCAATGCGGCGCATAGGGCCCTGGCCGGCTTCGAGGCGCACCCCGGCTGGCGCGTAAGCATCATCACCCAGAACGTGGACGACCTGCACGAGCGCGCCGGCTCGACCGACGTGCTGCACCTGCACGGTATGCTGAACCAGATGCGCACCGTGGCCGACGAAACCACGGTGTACGATTGCCCGGACGACATTCAGCTTGGCGATTTGGGCCCCGACGGCACCCAGCTGCGGCCCCACATTGTATGGTTTGGCGAGATGGTGCCCGCCATCGAGGAAGCAGCCGAAACCGTGGCCACCGCCGACGCGCTGCTCGTGGTGGGCACCTCCCTGCAAGTGTACCCCGCCGCCGGGCTGCTGCACTACGCCCCGGCCGCGTGCCCGGTGTTCGTCATCGACCCGCACCAGCCCCCTGCCGGCCGGCGCGGCGTGCGCTACGTGGTGGCCCTGGCCAGCACGGGCGTACCCGAAGTGCTGGCCGAGCTGGGGGCCCCGTAG
- a CDS encoding chemotaxis protein CheC produces the protein MNLSMTELERDIIREILNIGLARAADSFAVVAQEKVLLEVPSLDLLESEDILLQVKEYSANHAVIQSDIRGDFTGTTLMFFSGQHVQRLSRVCLRMQVSDSVQVNELQESLLLEISNIITGALVTQLANILKARIYGAPPCTFNGDTTALMSHLVPSESLQPLIFSIITHFSDHGNSVELPLMLFFNRATFEKILNIIRGYDFLGKQLAGA, from the coding sequence ATGAATTTATCAATGACCGAGCTGGAGCGCGACATTATCCGCGAAATTTTGAACATCGGGCTGGCGCGGGCCGCCGATTCGTTCGCCGTGGTCGCGCAGGAAAAGGTGTTGCTCGAAGTGCCCAGCTTAGATTTGCTCGAAAGCGAGGACATTTTGCTGCAGGTGAAGGAGTACAGCGCTAATCATGCGGTAATTCAGTCCGATATCCGAGGCGATTTTACGGGCACTACGCTCATGTTTTTCTCCGGCCAGCACGTGCAGCGGCTCTCGCGGGTGTGCTTGCGGATGCAGGTTTCCGATTCCGTTCAGGTCAACGAGTTGCAGGAGTCGTTGCTGCTCGAAATCAGTAACATCATCACCGGGGCCCTCGTCACGCAGTTGGCCAACATCCTGAAAGCCCGCATCTACGGGGCCCCACCGTGCACATTTAATGGCGATACCACCGCCCTGATGAGCCACTTGGTGCCCAGCGAATCGCTGCAACCACTCATTTTCTCGATCATCACCCATTTTTCCGACCACGGCAACTCGGTGGAATTACCGCTGATGCTGTTCTTCAACCGCGCCACGTTCGAGAAAATCCTCAATATTATCCGGGGCTACGATTTCCTGGGCAAGCAGCTGGCTGGGGCCTGA
- a CDS encoding chemotaxis protein CheA: protein MTAREQEYRELFMAEALEYYEAMSQHLSELERSPADVPALNELFRLMHNLKSNARAMGHTAIGEVAHHLETIFGLIRDKQREFAGSLVPVIFMGLDALGAMIRAVGADQPLPDATDLLDNLDRLARGEEPVLPAAAEADGAPGEEDSRKMELSDLVYIQVRKLDKLLNLVGELVIDRDRILTLADEIGHPALQATARHLFRISDDLQYSVMDVRLVGVGVLLNKFPRVVRDVATAEGKEVELTLSGQDVQIDRNVLQIITDALLHLVRNAVSHGLEAPAQRVAAGKPRTGQLRLSALTERDDVLIQIADDGPGIDTEAVRRKAVERGLTTTELAAALDEQAVWAFLFEPGFSTAAQVTDISGRGVGLDVVKRALDSLGGQLRIASVPGQGTSFTLVLPTSIAVKGALLVELDGRPYAVPLLHTDTVLALRPEEFSVAGGLLLAHVQGQAVPVVPLRELLHVEGTERLPPADKSQLQGPQQVLVVNYNNRRLGLLVDRFLRQQSVVVKPLGKPLDTIDLFGGVTLLGSGQVCLVLDVPALTRLFVARRA from the coding sequence ATGACCGCCCGCGAACAAGAATACCGCGAGCTGTTCATGGCCGAGGCGCTGGAATACTATGAGGCCATGAGCCAGCACCTGAGCGAGTTGGAACGCAGTCCGGCCGACGTGCCGGCGCTCAACGAGCTATTCCGGCTCATGCACAACCTTAAGTCGAACGCCCGGGCCATGGGCCACACCGCCATTGGCGAGGTGGCCCACCACCTGGAAACGATTTTTGGGCTCATCCGCGACAAGCAGCGCGAATTTGCCGGCTCGCTGGTGCCGGTGATTTTTATGGGCCTGGACGCGTTGGGGGCCATGATTCGGGCCGTGGGGGCCGACCAGCCCCTACCCGACGCTACCGACTTACTCGACAACCTCGACCGTCTGGCGCGGGGTGAGGAGCCCGTGCTGCCCGCAGCGGCCGAGGCCGATGGGGCCCCGGGGGAGGAGGACAGCCGCAAAATGGAGCTTTCGGACCTGGTCTACATCCAGGTGCGCAAGCTCGACAAGCTGCTGAATCTGGTGGGGGAATTAGTGATTGACCGCGACCGGATTTTGACCTTGGCCGACGAAATTGGCCACCCGGCGTTGCAGGCCACGGCCCGCCACTTGTTCCGCATTTCCGACGACTTGCAGTACAGTGTGATGGACGTGCGGCTGGTGGGCGTGGGCGTGCTGCTGAATAAATTTCCGCGGGTGGTGCGCGACGTGGCCACCGCCGAGGGCAAAGAAGTGGAGCTGACCCTGAGCGGCCAAGACGTGCAGATTGACCGCAACGTGCTGCAAATTATCACTGATGCGCTGCTGCACCTCGTGCGCAACGCCGTGAGCCACGGCCTGGAGGCCCCGGCCCAGCGCGTAGCGGCCGGCAAGCCGCGCACGGGCCAGCTGCGCCTGTCGGCCCTCACCGAGCGCGACGATGTGCTGATCCAGATTGCCGACGATGGCCCCGGCATCGACACCGAAGCCGTGCGCCGCAAGGCCGTGGAGCGTGGCCTGACCACCACCGAGCTGGCCGCCGCCCTCGACGAGCAGGCGGTTTGGGCCTTCTTGTTTGAACCCGGATTCTCCACCGCGGCGCAGGTGACCGACATTTCGGGCCGCGGCGTGGGTCTCGACGTAGTGAAGCGGGCCCTTGACTCGCTGGGCGGCCAGCTGCGCATTGCGTCGGTGCCGGGCCAGGGCACCTCGTTCACGCTGGTGCTGCCCACCTCCATTGCCGTGAAGGGGGCCCTGCTGGTAGAGCTCGACGGCCGGCCCTACGCCGTGCCGCTGCTGCACACCGACACGGTGCTGGCGCTGCGCCCCGAGGAGTTTTCTGTGGCTGGGGGGCTGCTGCTGGCGCACGTACAAGGCCAGGCCGTGCCGGTGGTGCCGCTGCGCGAGCTACTGCACGTGGAGGGCACCGAGCGCCTGCCCCCCGCCGATAAAAGCCAGCTACAGGGCCCACAACAGGTGTTGGTGGTCAACTACAACAACCGCCGCTTGGGCCTGCTTGTCGATCGGTTTTTGCGCCAGCAGAGCGTTGTAGTCAAGCCCCTGGGTAAACCCTTGGACACCATTGATTTGTTTGGGGGCGTGACGCTGCTCGGTAGCGGGCAGGTGTGCCTGGTGCTCGACGTGCCCGCCCTCACCCGTTTGTTTGTTGCCCGCCGAGCGTAG
- the topA gene encoding type I DNA topoisomerase, producing MVKNLVIVESPAKAKTIEGYLGQDFVVRSSYGHVRDLPKDNNAIDIANGFKPTYVVSADKKELIAQLKKLSKEAETVWLASDDDREGEAISWHLAETLNLAPAKTRRIVFREITKNAILGAIANPREVDQNLVNAQQARRVLDRLVGFELSPVLWKKVKPGLSAGRVQSVAVRLVVEREREVSHFLSASAYRVVARFDAGHGAVLEAELPTRFKIRAEAETFLGNCVGGTYQIESLDKKPGKRSPAAPFTTSTLQQEASRKLGYSVAQTMSVAQKLYEAGKISYMRTDSVNLSQDAQVGAQAAITAAYGAEYHHQRTFKTKSASAQEAHEAIRPTDFGTVKAGGDASEQRLYDLIRKRAMASQMAEAVIERTTAVISISTQPGTTLSATGEVITFEGFLKVYAESKDDEDEDDAVKDGESSFSRGLPPLSVGQDLPLQRLSATERFSAPPARYTEASLVKKLEELGIGRPSTYAPTISTVQKRGYVEKDTREGKERKFHVLTLEGPEVQTEVKTENYGAEKAKLFPTDTAMVVNDFLVAHFPTVVDFQFTAKVEDEFDQIANGHEDWTKMLTGFYSKFHATIEAGQDIERSTLGSTRELGVHPETGEKITARLGKYGPYVALGDPDGEVKPTYANLRKGQFIENLTMEDALELFKLPRIVGQFEDKDMTANLGRFGPYVRHDSKFFSLTKEQDPHTINAEEAVALIENKRKTDAERLIKAFPENPDIQVLNGRFGPYIVAGKKNVKIPKGEEPTDLTLERCLELAEATPDKPAKGGRFGKKAAPAKEEKADEPAKKKPAAIKKPVAKKAPAAKAKATSAAAKKPAEAKKRAVKKAVVAK from the coding sequence ATGGTTAAGAATTTAGTTATTGTCGAATCGCCGGCCAAGGCCAAAACCATCGAAGGCTACCTGGGCCAGGACTTCGTGGTGCGCTCCAGTTACGGCCATGTGCGCGACTTGCCCAAGGACAACAATGCCATCGACATCGCCAACGGGTTCAAGCCCACTTATGTGGTATCGGCCGACAAAAAAGAGCTGATTGCGCAACTAAAGAAGCTCTCGAAGGAAGCCGAGACCGTGTGGTTGGCGAGTGACGACGACCGCGAGGGCGAAGCCATTTCGTGGCACTTGGCCGAAACGCTGAACCTGGCACCGGCCAAAACCCGGCGTATCGTGTTCCGCGAAATCACCAAAAACGCCATCCTGGGGGCCATTGCCAACCCGCGCGAGGTAGACCAAAACCTGGTAAACGCCCAGCAGGCCCGCCGCGTGCTCGACCGCCTTGTGGGCTTCGAGCTGAGCCCCGTGCTCTGGAAAAAGGTGAAGCCCGGCCTGAGCGCCGGCCGCGTGCAGAGCGTGGCCGTGCGCTTGGTAGTGGAGCGCGAGCGCGAAGTCAGCCACTTCCTCAGCGCCAGCGCCTACCGCGTGGTAGCCCGCTTCGACGCCGGCCACGGGGCCGTGCTGGAAGCCGAGCTACCTACGCGCTTCAAGATCCGCGCCGAGGCCGAAACCTTTCTGGGAAATTGCGTAGGGGGCACGTATCAGATTGAAAGCCTCGACAAGAAGCCCGGTAAGCGCAGCCCGGCGGCGCCGTTCACCACGAGTACGCTTCAGCAAGAGGCCTCGCGCAAGCTGGGCTACTCGGTGGCCCAAACCATGAGCGTAGCTCAGAAGCTGTACGAAGCTGGCAAAATCAGCTACATGCGGACCGACTCGGTGAACCTATCGCAGGATGCGCAGGTGGGGGCCCAGGCGGCCATCACGGCCGCCTACGGAGCCGAATACCACCACCAGCGCACGTTCAAAACCAAGTCGGCCTCGGCCCAGGAGGCCCACGAAGCCATCCGCCCTACCGACTTTGGTACTGTGAAGGCCGGTGGCGACGCCTCGGAGCAGCGCCTCTACGACCTCATCCGCAAGCGGGCCATGGCCTCGCAGATGGCGGAGGCCGTGATCGAGCGCACCACGGCCGTGATTAGCATCAGCACGCAGCCGGGCACCACACTCTCGGCCACGGGCGAAGTGATTACGTTCGAGGGCTTCCTGAAAGTGTACGCCGAAAGCAAGGACGACGAGGACGAGGACGACGCGGTTAAGGACGGCGAAAGCAGCTTCTCGCGCGGCCTGCCGCCGCTGAGCGTGGGCCAGGACCTGCCATTGCAGCGCCTCAGCGCCACAGAGCGGTTTTCGGCCCCGCCGGCCCGCTACACTGAGGCCTCGCTGGTGAAGAAACTGGAGGAGCTGGGCATCGGCCGGCCTTCCACCTACGCCCCCACCATCAGCACGGTGCAGAAGCGCGGCTACGTGGAAAAAGACACCCGCGAGGGCAAGGAGCGCAAGTTCCACGTGCTGACGCTGGAGGGCCCCGAGGTGCAGACAGAGGTGAAGACCGAGAACTACGGCGCCGAAAAAGCCAAGCTGTTCCCGACGGATACCGCGATGGTGGTCAACGACTTCCTGGTAGCGCACTTCCCTACGGTGGTGGATTTCCAGTTCACGGCCAAGGTGGAGGACGAGTTCGACCAGATTGCCAACGGCCACGAGGACTGGACGAAGATGCTGACCGGCTTCTACAGCAAGTTCCACGCGACCATTGAGGCCGGGCAGGACATTGAGCGCAGCACCCTGGGCAGCACCCGCGAGCTGGGCGTGCACCCCGAAACGGGCGAGAAAATAACCGCCCGCCTGGGCAAATACGGCCCCTACGTGGCCCTGGGCGACCCCGACGGCGAGGTGAAACCCACCTATGCTAACCTGCGCAAAGGCCAGTTCATCGAGAACCTGACCATGGAAGATGCCCTGGAGCTGTTCAAGCTGCCGCGCATCGTGGGGCAGTTCGAGGACAAAGACATGACGGCCAACCTGGGCCGCTTCGGGCCCTACGTGCGCCACGACAGCAAATTTTTCTCCCTCACCAAGGAGCAGGACCCGCACACCATCAACGCCGAGGAAGCCGTGGCGCTGATTGAGAACAAGCGCAAAACCGACGCCGAGCGCCTCATCAAGGCGTTCCCCGAAAACCCGGATATTCAGGTGCTCAACGGGCGCTTCGGGCCCTACATCGTGGCGGGCAAGAAAAACGTGAAGATTCCGAAGGGCGAAGAGCCCACCGACCTGACGCTGGAGCGCTGCCTGGAGTTGGCCGAGGCTACGCCCGACAAGCCGGCCAAGGGCGGCCGCTTCGGCAAGAAAGCGGCCCCCGCCAAGGAGGAAAAAGCCGACGAGCCGGCCAAGAAAAAGCCGGCCGCCATCAAAAAACCCGTAGCCAAGAAGGCTCCGGCTGCCAAAGCCAAAGCCACTTCCGCCGCGGCCAAGAAACCAGCCGAGGCAAAGAAACGAGCGGTGAAAAAAGCGGTAGTGGCCAAGTAG
- a CDS encoding response regulator: MNKRILIVDDSFYMRTMLKNMLTDAGYEVVGEAANGQQALEMAVATKPDLITLDVILPDNTGLDVLRGLRKEAPDAKVVMCSAVGQEVIVNEAIENGALAYIVKPFSEERVLEIVGSALGGDAA, translated from the coding sequence ATGAATAAGCGCATCCTCATCGTCGACGACTCCTTTTATATGCGCACGATGCTCAAGAACATGCTCACCGATGCCGGCTACGAGGTGGTAGGCGAGGCCGCCAACGGCCAGCAGGCCCTGGAAATGGCCGTCGCTACCAAGCCCGACCTCATTACCCTGGACGTGATTCTGCCCGACAACACCGGCCTCGATGTACTGCGCGGCCTGCGCAAAGAAGCGCCCGATGCCAAAGTGGTGATGTGCAGCGCGGTGGGCCAGGAAGTTATCGTGAACGAAGCCATCGAAAATGGGGCCCTGGCCTACATCGTGAAGCCGTTTTCGGAAGAGCGGGTGCTGGAGATTGTGGGGTCGGCGCTGGGCGGCGATGCAGCGTAG
- a CDS encoding methyl-accepting chemotaxis protein, with product MASLKTPQPKPRRAPAAAAAEEAPAAATRDGSRTTNDLTRKRGSSRGSVDIQDPGYVNDQLNRVLYALDAFKKGDVSVRLTKQNDDIFAEIAEAYNSMVAMIGGVGGEVSRISKVAGVEGNLKARAAIDGSSGFWRDMINNINGLVDSIAVPVLEVGKVLKNISRGNLDESFQIPVSGDFKVMAETINKTIDNLNVFASEVSRVAQDVGTEGRLGGQAVVPNAGGVWKELTDNVNTMASNLTSQVRDIANVATAVARGDLSQKVTVELKGELLQLKQNLNGMVDSLNLFAGEVSRVAQDVGTEGQLGGQASVPGVSGVWKGLTDNVNNMAANLTSQVRDIANVATAVARGDLSQKMTVNVKGEILELKNILNQMVDSLNVFGDEVTRVAREVGTEGKLGGQAVVPRAAGTWKELTDNVNTMAANLTSQVRDIANVATAVARGDLSQKMTVDAQGEILDLKNILSQMVDSLNIFAGEVTRVAREVGTEGILGGQANVPRVGGVWKELTDNVNTMASNLTSQVRDIANVATAVARGDLSQKITVNVKGELLQLKENLNQMVDSLNVFGDEVTRVAREVGTEGKLGGQASVPDVRGTWKDLTDNVNTMAANLTSQVRDIANVATAVARGDLSQKMTVDAQGEILDLKNILSQMVDSLNIFAGEVTRVAREVGTEGILGGQANVPNVSGTWKDLTDNVNVMAANLTTQVRGIVAVVTAVSQGDLTRKLTLEAAGEVADLAATINRMVDDLNRLASEVSRVARVAGAEGKLTERATVTDVSGSWKELVDTLNALLEAIALPVLEVSRVVRAISEGDFTQQVEVQTAGDLETMSSALNLAVVSVNDLLSEINDSAQVVGTSSEEMVEKGRAMSSVTANVALAMQQMAEGAQNQALKTDQAFKLIEEIMQATKETADKADVVNKSAIMGEQTSQLGLKTVAEVVKNMEEISSAASQTSRTIEVLSTRSQEISKSLSVITDIASQTNLLALNAAIEAARAGEAGRGFAVVAEEIRKLAESSRKSASEIGTLVDDVKKDTTTAATAISTMEGRVLKGKNATFEASAAFKNIATSSGETLRTSRDILTATEVQRTSISDVVKYVEEVVAIAEQTATGTQQVAGTAQQLSTSMQELTTSSQRLTDIADDLQLGLSAFQLGDYVEAEPEPAPPVRRRLIARTSSNGQVPAPSNGAAASGYKAAGAPAPAAKRAVRRTTPVGAPAAAAPAPNGPPAAKARPQKTKPKAAGK from the coding sequence ATGGCTTCCCTCAAAACTCCGCAACCCAAGCCCCGGCGGGCTCCCGCCGCCGCCGCCGCGGAGGAGGCCCCCGCCGCTGCTACGCGCGATGGTTCGCGGACTACCAACGACCTGACCCGCAAGCGCGGCAGCTCGCGCGGCTCCGTCGATATCCAAGATCCAGGCTATGTCAACGACCAGCTCAACCGCGTGCTTTACGCGCTCGATGCCTTTAAGAAGGGCGACGTGAGCGTGCGCCTGACGAAGCAGAACGACGATATTTTCGCCGAAATAGCGGAGGCCTACAACTCGATGGTAGCCATGATTGGTGGGGTGGGCGGGGAAGTTTCGCGTATCAGCAAGGTGGCTGGCGTGGAAGGCAACCTCAAGGCCCGCGCCGCCATCGATGGCTCTTCCGGCTTCTGGCGCGACATGATCAATAACATCAACGGCTTGGTGGACAGCATCGCGGTGCCGGTGCTGGAGGTGGGCAAAGTGTTGAAAAACATTAGTCGCGGCAACCTCGACGAGAGCTTTCAGATTCCGGTGTCGGGCGACTTTAAGGTGATGGCCGAAACCATCAACAAGACGATTGACAACCTGAACGTGTTTGCCAGCGAGGTGAGCCGCGTGGCTCAGGACGTGGGCACCGAGGGCCGCCTCGGGGGCCAAGCCGTGGTGCCCAATGCCGGTGGGGTGTGGAAAGAGCTGACGGACAACGTGAACACGATGGCCTCGAACCTGACGAGCCAGGTGCGCGACATTGCTAACGTGGCCACTGCTGTGGCCCGCGGCGACCTCAGCCAGAAAGTGACCGTGGAGTTGAAAGGCGAATTGCTGCAACTTAAGCAGAACCTCAACGGCATGGTGGATTCGCTGAACCTGTTTGCCGGCGAGGTGAGCCGCGTGGCCCAGGACGTGGGTACCGAAGGCCAGCTCGGAGGTCAGGCCAGCGTGCCTGGCGTGAGCGGCGTGTGGAAAGGCCTGACCGACAACGTGAACAACATGGCCGCTAACCTGACGAGCCAGGTGCGCGACATTGCCAACGTGGCCACCGCCGTGGCCCGCGGTGACCTCAGCCAGAAGATGACGGTGAACGTGAAGGGCGAAATCCTGGAATTGAAGAACATCCTGAACCAGATGGTGGACTCGCTGAACGTGTTCGGCGACGAGGTGACGCGGGTGGCCCGCGAGGTGGGCACCGAGGGCAAGCTCGGCGGCCAGGCCGTGGTGCCCCGGGCTGCCGGCACCTGGAAGGAGCTAACGGACAACGTGAATACGATGGCGGCGAACCTGACGAGTCAGGTGCGCGACATTGCTAACGTGGCTACCGCCGTGGCCCGGGGCGACTTGAGCCAGAAGATGACGGTGGACGCGCAGGGCGAGATTTTGGATTTGAAGAACATCCTGAGCCAGATGGTGGACTCGCTCAACATCTTCGCCGGCGAGGTGACGCGCGTGGCCCGCGAGGTGGGCACCGAAGGCATCCTGGGCGGCCAGGCCAATGTGCCCCGCGTGGGCGGCGTGTGGAAGGAGCTGACGGACAACGTGAACACGATGGCCTCGAACCTGACTAGCCAGGTGCGCGACATTGCTAATGTGGCCACGGCCGTAGCCCGGGGCGACCTGAGTCAGAAAATCACGGTAAACGTGAAGGGCGAGCTATTACAGCTCAAGGAAAACCTGAACCAGATGGTGGACTCGCTGAACGTGTTCGGCGACGAGGTGACGCGGGTGGCCCGCGAGGTGGGCACCGAGGGCAAGCTCGGCGGCCAGGCCAGCGTGCCCGATGTGCGTGGTACTTGGAAAGACCTGACGGACAACGTGAATACGATGGCGGCGAACCTAACGAGCCAGGTGCGCGACATTGCTAACGTGGCCACCGCTGTGGCCCGGGGCGATTTGAGCCAGAAGATGACGGTGGACGCGCAGGGCGAGATTTTGGATTTGAAGAACATCCTGAGCCAGATGGTGGACTCGCTCAACATCTTCGCCGGCGAGGTGACGCGGGTGGCCCGCGAGGTGGGCACCGAAGGCATCCTGGGCGGCCAGGCCAATGTGCCCAACGTGTCGGGTACTTGGAAAGACCTGACGGACAACGTGAACGTGATGGCGGCTAACCTGACCACCCAAGTGCGCGGCATCGTGGCGGTGGTAACGGCCGTGAGCCAGGGCGACCTGACCCGCAAGCTGACGCTGGAAGCGGCCGGCGAAGTGGCCGACCTGGCCGCCACCATCAACCGCATGGTGGACGATCTGAACCGCCTGGCCTCGGAAGTAAGCCGCGTGGCCCGCGTGGCCGGCGCCGAGGGCAAGCTCACCGAGCGCGCCACTGTAACCGACGTGTCGGGCTCGTGGAAAGAGCTGGTGGACACCCTTAACGCGCTGCTCGAAGCCATTGCCCTGCCGGTGCTGGAGGTGAGCCGCGTGGTGCGCGCCATCTCCGAAGGCGACTTTACCCAGCAAGTGGAAGTGCAGACGGCCGGCGACCTCGAAACTATGAGCAGCGCCCTGAACCTGGCTGTGGTGAGCGTGAACGATTTGCTGAGCGAAATCAACGATTCGGCCCAGGTGGTAGGTACTTCTTCCGAAGAAATGGTGGAGAAGGGCCGGGCCATGAGCAGCGTGACGGCCAACGTGGCGCTGGCCATGCAGCAGATGGCCGAGGGGGCCCAAAACCAGGCCCTCAAAACCGACCAGGCATTTAAGCTGATTGAGGAAATCATGCAGGCCACCAAGGAAACGGCCGACAAGGCCGACGTGGTGAACAAGTCGGCCATCATGGGCGAGCAAACCTCGCAGCTGGGCCTGAAAACGGTGGCCGAAGTGGTGAAAAACATGGAAGAGATTTCCAGCGCCGCCTCGCAAACCTCGCGCACCATCGAAGTGCTCAGCACCCGCTCGCAGGAAATCAGCAAGTCGCTGAGTGTGATTACAGACATTGCGTCCCAGACCAACTTGCTGGCCCTGAATGCTGCCATTGAAGCGGCCCGGGCCGGCGAGGCAGGCCGGGGCTTCGCTGTGGTGGCCGAGGAAATCCGCAAGCTGGCCGAAAGCTCGCGCAAGTCGGCCAGCGAAATCGGTACCCTGGTAGACGACGTGAAGAAGGACACCACCACCGCCGCCACCGCCATCAGCACGATGGAAGGGCGGGTGCTGAAAGGTAAAAACGCCACCTTCGAAGCCAGCGCGGCCTTCAAAAACATTGCTACCAGCAGCGGTGAAACTCTGCGCACTTCGCGCGACATCCTCACGGCTACCGAAGTGCAGCGTACTTCTATTAGCGACGTGGTGAAGTACGTGGAGGAAGTGGTGGCCATTGCCGAGCAAACCGCTACGGGTACCCAGCAGGTGGCCGGCACGGCCCAGCAGCTGAGCACCTCGATGCAGGAGCTGACCACCAGCAGCCAGCGCCTCACCGACATTGCCGACGACTTGCAGCTTGGCCTCTCGGCCTTCCAACTGGGCGACTACGTGGAGGCCGAACCGGAGCCCGCGCCGCCGGTGCGCCGCCGCCTCATTGCCCGCACCAGCAGCAACGGCCAAGTTCCGGCCCCGAGCAATGGCGCCGCAGCCAGCGGCTACAAGGCCGCTGGGGCCCCCGCACCTGCGGCCAAGCGGGCCGTGCGCAGAACAACGCCGGTGGGGGCCCCCGCCGCCGCCGCGCCAGCCCCCAATGGCCCGCCCGCCGCCAAAGCACGCCCGCAAAAAACGAAGCCTAAAGCAGCTGGTAAATAA
- a CDS encoding chemotaxis protein CheW, which translates to MADSVLRPLGGKAALAAPEATVQLIVFQLAGEDYGVRIEQVREVTATPEVARMPKTPAFIKGIVNLRGDIIAIIDLEERFGLMPAGRPLPERSYTIAVEAADYTIGLAVREVPQPLRLPAAAIEAAPEFLQDSGQRERYLEGIAKLPDGSVIIVLDMRKLLTPTEILRLPN; encoded by the coding sequence ATGGCCGATTCTGTTTTGCGCCCCTTGGGGGGCAAGGCCGCCCTGGCCGCGCCCGAAGCCACGGTGCAGCTCATCGTGTTTCAGCTGGCCGGCGAAGACTACGGCGTTCGCATCGAGCAGGTGCGCGAGGTGACGGCCACGCCCGAGGTGGCGCGCATGCCCAAAACGCCCGCCTTTATCAAAGGCATCGTGAACCTGCGCGGCGACATCATCGCCATCATTGACCTGGAGGAGCGGTTTGGGCTGATGCCCGCCGGGCGGCCCCTGCCCGAGCGCAGCTATACCATTGCCGTGGAAGCCGCCGACTACACCATTGGCCTGGCCGTGCGCGAAGTGCCCCAGCCACTGCGGCTGCCGGCGGCCGCCATCGAGGCGGCGCCGGAGTTTTTGCAGGACAGTGGGCAGCGTGAGCGGTACTTAGAGGGCATCGCCAAGCTGCCCGATGGTAGCGTGATCATTGTGCTTGATATGCGCAAGTTATTGACCCCCACCGAGATATTACGGCTGCCGAACTAA